A segment of the Streptomyces sp. XD-27 genome:
GAACTCGGTGAGCCCGCGCAGCACGGCGTTGGTCCCCAGGATGGCGACGATGCCGACGCCGAGGGGGAGCAGCGCCGCGATCGCGCTGCCGAAGACCATGACGAGCAGCACCAGGGTGACAGGCAGGGCGATCAGCTCGGCCCGCAGCAGGTCTTCTTGAATGGTGGTCTGGAGCTCGTGCCGGACGGCGACGGGGCCGCCGATCGACACCTTCACCGGTCCGTGCGTGCCGCGGTATTCCGGTGCGATGCGGTCCAGCACGTCGCCGGCCGCGCCCTCGTCACCCTGGATGCGCGCGGCGATCATCGCCTCGCTCCGGTCGGCGGCGCGAAGGGCGGGAGACCGGGTTTCCCAATAGGAGGTGACGCCCGTGACCGACTTCTCGTGGGAGAGCCGCTCGGCGAGGGCGCGGGCCTCGGCGGCGACGCGTGGCTCGTCGACCGTCGCCCTCCCGCTGTCCACCAGCAGGATCAGGTTGGGCTGGGAGGCCGGGAAGTGCTTCTCCAACGCCTCGGCGGCATACGAGGACTGGGAGGCGGGATCTTCCCAGCCTCCGCTGCCCATGCGGTCCGCGACCCCGCGGCCGGCCGCCACCGCCAGGGCAGTGAAGAGCAGCGCGAGCAACAGGGTCAGCCGGGGCCGCGCGGTGACGGCGCGGGTCCAGCCTCCGATCCCACTCGCGGCCCGCCCCTCGGGCGGGCCGTCCGGATGGCTGACATCGGGCATGCTGGATGTCCCCCCTGGTCACCTAGACTCAGAAACACGAGCGACCGCTCGCGTTTCATCAGAATGCGAGTAACCACTCGCGTTTGTCAATGCCGTTCAGAAAGCTGGGGATGAGCGTGACGACCGACGAGGACACCGCGGCCACGACAGCCAGGCCGCGCCGCAGACAGGCGCGCGGCGAGCGCCGCATACAGCAGCTGCTCGGCGCCGCCGCGGAGGTGTTCTGCCGCTCCGGCTACACCGCGGCGAGCACCAACGCCATCGCCCGCGAGGCCGGAGTCTCCCCCGGCACGCTGTACCAGTACTTCCCGAACAAGGAAGCCATCGCCATCGAGCTGGGCGAGCGCCTGTTCCACCAGATGCGGGAGACCCACGGACAGGTGCTGACGGTGGAGAAGGCCGCGCTCCCGCTCGACGAGATGCTGGACGCCGCCCTCGACCCGATGATCGCGTTCAACTGCCAGAACCCCGCGTTCCTGGCCCTCATCCACAGCTCCGACGTGCCGGGGAAGTTCGTGGAGGAACACGACGCCCTGCACGCCTCGCTGCTCACCCGGGTCGAGGAACTGCTCGCCGCCTACCACCCCGACCTGGACGCGGACCAGCGCACCCGCACGGCCACGATGACCTTCGCCCTGTTCAAGGCGGGACTGGAACTCGTGCTGTCACACGAGGGCGCGGAGCGGCAGGCGTACATCACCGAGCTCAAGGCTTCCCTGTATCGCTACCTGGCCCCCGTGATCGGCACCGAGGGCCGCGCCCTGCCGTCGCGGAATACCCCCTAGGGGTATAGAGTTGCCCGTGTTGGAGCACCGCGGGATCCGTGGACTCCAGCACGTCGCCCCATACCCAGACATACGGGAGAGTGCCATGACCACCGAGGCGGGTTCCGTGACCACCGTGTACCAGATCACCGGCATGACCTGCGGCCACTGCGAGGGCGCGGTCTCCGAGGAGATCTCCACCATCACCGGGGTCGACTCCGTCAAGGCCGTCGCCGCCACCGGGCAGGTCACCGTCGTCTCCGCCGCACCGCTGGACGACGAGGCCGTGCGCGCGGCGGTCGACGAGGCGGGGTACGAACTCGTCGGCCGGGCCTGACGCGCCCTCCACAGAGATTCACCAAGTCCCCATAAGCCGCACAACACCCATACACAAGAGCCTCGATCTTCAGATCGAGGCTCTTGCCCTTTTACGTGCCGATATGGCAAGAGACGCAGATCACATACAACCGAACGTAACCCTTGAGGGGGGTCGGGAGTCTAACTCTGCGGTTGGGCCGTCTTGGGGGACGGTTCCGGCTACGCGTGGCCGGGGCGACGTACCCGGGGAGCTTTGAGCGGC
Coding sequences within it:
- a CDS encoding heavy-metal-associated domain-containing protein — its product is MTTEAGSVTTVYQITGMTCGHCEGAVSEEISTITGVDSVKAVAATGQVTVVSAAPLDDEAVRAAVDEAGYELVGRA
- a CDS encoding TetR/AcrR family transcriptional regulator, yielding MSVTTDEDTAATTARPRRRQARGERRIQQLLGAAAEVFCRSGYTAASTNAIAREAGVSPGTLYQYFPNKEAIAIELGERLFHQMRETHGQVLTVEKAALPLDEMLDAALDPMIAFNCQNPAFLALIHSSDVPGKFVEEHDALHASLLTRVEELLAAYHPDLDADQRTRTATMTFALFKAGLELVLSHEGAERQAYITELKASLYRYLAPVIGTEGRALPSRNTP